A genome region from Candidatus Methylomirabilota bacterium includes the following:
- the cofD gene encoding 2-phospho-L-lactate transferase, which translates to MKVAALAGGTGAAKLLRGLAACVGPRDLTVIGNTGDDLEIWGLHVSPDIDSVTYALAGRLDVERGWGLAGDTFRCLEAMARLGADSWFNLGDQDLATHMLRTQALREGAALSTVTANIARDLGVHARILPMSDDPVRTWIRTPEGWLTFQEYFVRQKALVEVLEVAYRGAERARPAPGVLEAIADAELIVACPSNPVTSLGPVLAVPGVVDALAATRAPVVGVSPIVAGAAVSGPAGDLMRARGLPVSPIGVALAYAPWLGVLLIDPRDQACVPALLAQGVSPVVADIVMTDRAREVALARRVLDTLGA; encoded by the coding sequence ATGAAGGTTGCCGCGCTCGCGGGAGGCACCGGCGCTGCCAAGCTCCTCCGCGGCCTGGCCGCCTGCGTGGGGCCGCGGGATCTCACCGTCATCGGCAACACCGGCGATGACCTCGAGATCTGGGGGCTGCACGTCTCCCCCGACATCGACAGCGTGACCTACGCGCTGGCCGGACGCCTCGACGTCGAGCGCGGCTGGGGGCTGGCCGGCGACACGTTCCGGTGCCTGGAGGCGATGGCCCGGCTCGGCGCCGATAGCTGGTTCAATCTCGGCGACCAGGACCTCGCGACCCACATGCTCCGCACCCAGGCCCTCCGCGAAGGCGCGGCGCTGTCGACCGTGACCGCGAACATCGCGCGGGACCTGGGCGTCCACGCGCGCATCCTGCCGATGAGCGACGATCCCGTCCGCACATGGATCCGGACGCCAGAGGGCTGGCTCACCTTTCAGGAGTACTTCGTGCGCCAGAAGGCGCTCGTCGAGGTGCTGGAGGTGGCCTACCGAGGGGCGGAGCGGGCCCGGCCGGCGCCCGGCGTCCTCGAGGCGATCGCGGACGCCGAGCTGATCGTGGCGTGCCCGTCGAATCCGGTCACGTCCCTGGGACCGGTGCTCGCCGTCCCCGGCGTCGTCGACGCGCTCGCCGCGACGCGCGCGCCGGTCGTCGGCGTCAGCCCGATCGTTGCCGGCGCGGCCGTCAGCGGTCCGGCGGGCGACCTGATGCGAGCCCGGGGGCTGCCCGTCTCCCCCATCGGCGTCGCCCTCGCGTATGCGCCGTGGCTGGGCGTGCTGCTCATCGACCCGCGGGACCAGGCCTGCGTGCCCGCGCTGCTCGCCCAGGGCGTGTCCCCCGTCGTCGCCGACATCGTCATGACGGACCGGGCGCGCGAGGTGGCGCTGGCGCGTCGCGTGCTCGACACTCTCGGCGCATGA
- a CDS encoding CopD family protein, with product MTLIALWLHVLGAVVWLGGLMYQAHVLRPAEPGQVQAFAEAARRGRPAAWAALALVVLTGFYNVTRLGPLEQVMQSRAALVLAGKFVLVLVVITLTAQRDFAQVPRLRRALGGAEDPAPALRAIAWLDRLALLLGAIIVYLGLAISRS from the coding sequence ATGACGCTCATTGCGCTGTGGCTGCACGTGCTGGGCGCCGTGGTCTGGCTGGGGGGGCTCATGTACCAGGCCCACGTGCTCCGGCCCGCCGAGCCGGGGCAGGTGCAAGCCTTCGCGGAGGCGGCGCGACGCGGGCGCCCCGCCGCCTGGGCGGCGCTCGCGCTGGTGGTGTTGACCGGCTTCTACAACGTCACCCGGCTCGGACCGCTCGAGCAGGTGATGCAGAGCCGGGCGGCGCTGGTGCTGGCCGGCAAGTTCGTGCTGGTGCTGGTCGTGATCACGCTGACCGCGCAGCGCGACTTCGCCCAGGTCCCCCGGCTCCGCCGCGCGCTCGGCGGCGCCGAGGACCCCGCGCCGGCGCTGCGGGCGATCGCCTGGCTCGACCGCCTGGCGCTGCTCCTCGGCGCCATCATCGTCTACCTGGGCCTCGCCATCTCCCGCAGCTGA
- the cofC gene encoding 2-phospho-L-lactate guanylyltransferase, with product MIVAAVPVKDLVNAKQRLVRVLEPEERAELARAMLRDVLKVLTAARLDRVWVVTREAGVTVIAREFGVEALSEAENRGHTAAVALAQATAEQRGARAFLTVPGDVPCVSADEIEALRALVAERAPAAVLVPSRSGLGTNGVALTPPAAMPLTFGEPSFENHLAAARRRGLAPRVLSLPGLSLDIDNADDLLALLREGAHTESGRLLARWPIAARLAPDEPERRLGRRNPVLWEVSEGAAETPSD from the coding sequence ATGATCGTCGCGGCGGTGCCCGTGAAGGACCTCGTCAACGCCAAGCAACGGCTGGTGCGCGTGCTCGAGCCCGAGGAGCGGGCGGAGCTGGCCCGGGCCATGCTGCGGGATGTTCTAAAAGTGCTGACGGCGGCGCGCCTCGACCGCGTCTGGGTGGTGACGCGGGAGGCCGGGGTGACGGTCATCGCCCGCGAGTTCGGGGTGGAGGCGCTCAGTGAGGCGGAGAACCGCGGGCACACCGCGGCGGTCGCGCTGGCCCAGGCGACGGCGGAGCAGCGCGGGGCGCGCGCATTCCTCACCGTGCCCGGCGACGTTCCCTGCGTGAGCGCGGACGAGATCGAGGCCCTCAGGGCGCTCGTCGCCGAGCGCGCGCCGGCCGCAGTCCTGGTGCCCTCGCGGTCGGGGCTGGGCACGAATGGCGTGGCCCTGACGCCGCCCGCGGCCATGCCGCTCACGTTCGGCGAGCCCTCGTTCGAAAATCATCTCGCCGCGGCCCGTCGGCGCGGCCTGGCTCCCCGGGTGCTGTCGCTCCCGGGGTTGAGCCTCGACATCGACAACGCCGACGACCTGCTCGCCCTGCTCCGCGAAGGTGCCCACACGGAGAGCGGCCGCCTCCTCGCCCGCTGGCCGATCGCCGCCCGTCTGGCGCCGGACGAACCCGAGCGCCGGCTTGGCCGGCGCAATCCTGTTCTCTGGGAGGTCTCGGAGGGGGCTGCCGAGACCCCCTCCGACTGA
- the cofH gene encoding 5-amino-6-(D-ribitylamino)uracil--L-tyrosine 4-hydroxyphenyl transferase CofH: protein MSTGDAGSLRPALDWASPAVRRALGRALDGDEVSVDEGLTLAAAGGGDLHALTLAADEMRRRQAGDVVTFVVNRNVNFTNVCIKHCTFCAFSRDHREEEGYLLPMEEVVRRAQEAWDLGATEVCIQAGLPPKLDGRYYIDLCRAIKQAVPQMHLHAFSPEEILYGSLRSGLSIREYLTELKAAGLGTLPGTSAEILDQEIRDVIARGRITVQQWIEVITTAHALGIRTTSTIMYGHIETHAHWVRHMALLRSIQRDTGGFTEFVPLSLIHTEAPMWAKRLVPGVRPGATGVEVVKMHALARLVLGPTFRNIQSSWVKEGPKLAQVLLGAGANDLGGTLINESISTSAGAAYGQLVPPAELKRLVRDAGRVPAQRDTMYDIVRVYGADDDEASPLDAIEDAEARFGSYRRLIASGEFRYTRR from the coding sequence ATGAGCACTGGCGACGCTGGTAGCCTGCGCCCCGCCCTCGACTGGGCCTCCCCCGCGGTGCGCCGCGCCCTCGGCCGCGCGCTGGACGGCGACGAGGTCTCCGTCGACGAGGGCCTGACGCTGGCGGCGGCCGGCGGCGGCGATCTGCACGCGCTCACGCTGGCCGCCGACGAGATGCGCCGCCGGCAGGCGGGCGACGTCGTCACCTTCGTCGTCAACCGCAACGTAAACTTCACGAACGTCTGCATCAAGCACTGCACCTTCTGCGCCTTCAGCCGGGACCACCGCGAGGAGGAGGGCTACCTCCTGCCGATGGAGGAGGTGGTCCGGCGCGCCCAGGAGGCCTGGGACCTCGGCGCCACCGAGGTCTGCATCCAGGCCGGCCTGCCCCCCAAGCTGGACGGCCGCTACTACATCGACCTCTGCCGCGCCATCAAGCAGGCGGTGCCCCAGATGCACCTGCACGCCTTCTCTCCGGAGGAGATTCTGTACGGCTCGCTGCGCTCGGGCCTGTCGATCCGCGAGTATCTGACCGAGCTGAAGGCGGCCGGCCTGGGGACGCTGCCGGGGACCTCGGCGGAGATCCTGGACCAGGAGATCCGCGACGTCATCGCGCGCGGTCGCATCACCGTCCAGCAGTGGATCGAGGTCATCACCACCGCGCACGCGCTGGGCATCCGCACGACCTCGACCATCATGTACGGTCACATCGAGACGCATGCCCACTGGGTGCGTCACATGGCGCTGCTGCGCTCGATCCAGAGGGACACCGGTGGCTTCACCGAGTTCGTGCCGCTGTCGCTGATCCACACCGAGGCGCCCATGTGGGCCAAGCGTCTGGTGCCGGGCGTGCGCCCGGGCGCGACCGGGGTCGAGGTGGTCAAGATGCACGCGCTGGCCCGGCTCGTGCTGGGGCCGACCTTCCGCAACATCCAGTCGTCCTGGGTCAAGGAGGGGCCCAAGCTCGCCCAGGTTCTCCTGGGGGCCGGCGCCAATGACCTCGGCGGAACGCTGATCAACGAGTCGATCTCGACCTCGGCCGGCGCCGCCTACGGCCAGCTCGTGCCACCGGCGGAGTTGAAGCGGCTGGTGCGCGACGCGGGCCGGGTGCCGGCCCAGCGCGACACGATGTACGACATCGTCCGGGTCTACGGGGCGGACGACGACGAGGCTTCCCCCCTGGACGCCATCGAGGACGCCGAGGCCCGCTTCGGCTCGTACCGTCGTCTGATCGCATCGGGCGAGTTCCGCTACACACGGCGGTAG
- a CDS encoding Ldh family oxidoreductase has protein sequence MADTPVLVTPARLRDFIVDALGAMKMPRPAAEITADLMVRTDLRGVDSHGIGMLPRYHDLWQVGYIGMDAEPTVVRDDMATGLFDGQKGLGHYVSTLAMRRCIEKARAYGVGMVTVRNSGHYGAAANYSMMP, from the coding sequence ATGGCTGACACTCCCGTCCTCGTCACCCCCGCCCGGCTCCGTGACTTCATCGTCGACGCGCTGGGGGCCATGAAGATGCCGCGCCCGGCCGCGGAGATCACCGCGGACCTCATGGTGCGCACCGATCTGCGTGGCGTCGATTCCCACGGCATCGGCATGCTGCCGCGGTACCACGACCTCTGGCAGGTCGGCTACATCGGCATGGACGCCGAGCCGACCGTCGTCCGCGACGACATGGCCACCGGCCTGTTCGACGGCCAGAAGGGGCTCGGCCACTACGTCTCCACGCTGGCGATGCGGCGGTGCATCGAGAAGGCGCGCGCCTACGGCGTCGGCATGGTGACCGTGCGGAACTCGGGTCACTATGGCGCGGCCGCCAACTACTCGATGATGCCCTGA
- a CDS encoding HU family DNA-binding protein, producing MMTKSATFSHLAQKANLSKKQITELFDEMVMLATKEAKNGFVLPGFGKLVLANRKARMGRNPQTGEPLKIPAKRVCKFRLSKSLKDTVLGKK from the coding sequence ATGATGACGAAGTCCGCGACCTTCTCCCACCTCGCGCAGAAGGCCAACCTCTCGAAGAAGCAGATCACGGAGCTCTTCGACGAGATGGTCATGCTCGCGACCAAGGAGGCGAAGAACGGGTTCGTGCTGCCGGGCTTCGGCAAGCTGGTCCTGGCGAACCGCAAGGCGCGGATGGGACGCAACCCCCAGACCGGCGAGCCCCTCAAGATCCCGGCCAAGCGCGTGTGCAAGTTCCGCCTGTCGAAGAGCCTGAAGGACACGGTGCTTGGGAAGAAGTAA
- the cofE gene encoding coenzyme F420-0:L-glutamate ligase, with translation MPPRFEVIGVQGIGEIHPGDDLGRLIVEAAAAQATPLLDGDLLVIGQKIVSKAEGRLVRLDDVTPSPAAVAMAAQLGRDARLVEVILRECRRIVRMDRGVLIAETHHGWICANAGVDQSNVERDWVALLPEDPDRSARRLREAVRERAGVEPAIIIADTFGRPWREGLTNVAIGVSGVAPLRSYLGERDPAGRELQATILALADELAGAAEVVMGKLDRIPVAIVRGLRLAPGEEGSKPLLRDPARDLFR, from the coding sequence ATGCCGCCGCGATTCGAGGTCATCGGCGTCCAGGGCATCGGCGAGATCCATCCCGGCGACGACCTGGGGCGCCTGATCGTCGAGGCGGCCGCGGCCCAGGCCACGCCGCTCCTGGACGGCGACCTCCTCGTGATCGGCCAGAAGATCGTGTCCAAGGCCGAGGGCCGGCTGGTGAGGCTCGACGACGTGACGCCCTCGCCCGCCGCGGTCGCGATGGCCGCCCAGCTGGGCCGCGACGCGCGTCTGGTGGAGGTGATCCTGCGCGAGTGCCGCCGCATCGTGCGGATGGACCGGGGCGTGCTCATCGCGGAGACGCACCACGGATGGATCTGCGCCAATGCCGGCGTCGACCAATCCAACGTCGAGCGCGACTGGGTGGCGCTCCTGCCCGAGGATCCCGACCGCTCGGCCCGGCGGCTGCGCGAGGCGGTGCGGGAGCGGGCGGGCGTCGAACCCGCCATCATCATCGCCGACACCTTCGGCCGGCCCTGGCGCGAGGGCCTGACCAACGTCGCGATCGGGGTCAGCGGCGTCGCGCCCCTGCGCAGCTACCTGGGCGAGCGCGACCCCGCGGGGCGCGAGCTGCAGGCGACGATCCTGGCCCTGGCCGACGAGCTGGCGGGCGCGGCCGAGGTGGTGATGGGCAAGCTCGACCGGATTCCGGTGGCCATCGTCCGCGGGCTCCGGCTGGCGCCGGGCGAGGAGGGATCCAAGCCGCTCCTGCGCGATCCCGCGCGCGATCTCTTCCGGTGA
- a CDS encoding HAD family hydrolase, producing MRLFLFDVDGTLLNARGAGRLAFGRALEAVYGTAAPVDRYDWRGRTDPQIAFDLMRAAGLTDGEIAARLDTFFEAYAGELEKALGDGGRVEVMPGAEEVVRRLGAREDALVGLLTGNIERGARAKLRPTGLLPWFRVGAYGSDDADRRRLPAVACARARALTGREFPFDRVTIIGDTPLDVDCARACGARAVVVATGHHPAAELAACTPDLLFTDLGDVDRVLGALTHA from the coding sequence GTGCGCCTGTTCCTGTTCGACGTCGATGGCACCCTGCTCAACGCGCGCGGCGCCGGCCGCCTGGCGTTCGGGCGCGCGCTCGAAGCCGTATACGGGACGGCCGCGCCCGTCGACCGTTACGACTGGCGCGGCAGGACCGATCCGCAGATCGCCTTCGACCTCATGCGGGCGGCGGGGCTGACCGACGGCGAGATTGCCGCGCGGCTGGACACGTTCTTCGAGGCGTACGCGGGCGAGCTGGAGAAGGCGTTGGGCGACGGCGGTCGCGTCGAGGTGATGCCCGGCGCCGAGGAGGTCGTGAGGCGGCTCGGCGCCCGCGAGGACGCGCTGGTCGGGCTGCTCACCGGCAACATCGAGCGCGGCGCCCGCGCCAAGCTCCGGCCGACCGGCCTGCTGCCCTGGTTTCGGGTGGGCGCCTACGGGTCCGACGACGCCGACCGCCGGCGGCTTCCGGCCGTGGCCTGCGCGCGGGCGCGGGCGCTGACCGGTCGCGAGTTCCCCTTCGACCGCGTGACGATCATCGGCGACACGCCGCTGGACGTGGACTGCGCCCGCGCCTGCGGCGCCCGCGCCGTCGTGGTCGCCACCGGCCACCATCCCGCCGCCGAGCTGGCCGCCTGCACGCCCGACCTGCTGTTCACGGACCTCGGCGACGTCGACCGCGTGCTGGGCGCGCTGACGCACGCATGA
- a CDS encoding sulfurtransferase TusA family protein: MIVTPDKKIDCIGLFCPMPVLKVREALKPMAAGQSLEMLSDDPASEADMKSWTARTGHELLAIERDGAVFRFLVRKTK, encoded by the coding sequence ATGATCGTCACGCCCGACAAGAAAATCGACTGCATCGGCCTCTTTTGCCCGATGCCGGTGCTGAAGGTCCGTGAAGCGCTGAAGCCGATGGCGGCCGGGCAGTCTCTGGAGATGCTGTCCGACGATCCTGCCTCCGAGGCGGACATGAAGAGCTGGACGGCCCGGACGGGCCACGAGCTGCTGGCGATCGAGAGGGATGGCGCGGTCTTTCGCTTCCTCGTTCGAAAGACCAAGTAG
- a CDS encoding cysteine desulfurase family protein yields MARSFASSFERPSSGAAAGTRVYLDYAGFSPVDPRVVAVMRPFLEGGVGNPSALHSLGLEARASLDGARAKLARLFGGTPVGVIFTASATEANNLAIKGVAQRASGRHVVTSAIEHVSVLNPCRDLEKLGYSVTYVGVAADGRVDPGTVERALRRDTAVVSIMAANGEIGTFQPVAEIGRLTRARSIPFHVDAVNAAGRMALSVDECAIDLLTLSSNDLYGPPGAGALWVRPEVKLAPVILGGGQERGYRSGTENLPAIVGMGVAAELARVERATESARLAQLRDRLLAALLERIPGARATGAVGDRRLPHHASVVVSGVKADSVLLELDLRGVAASSGSACNALTGEPSHVLRAIGCDLQAAEGSLCFTLGRWTTAPEIDVTLEVLPAIVERLRRLAP; encoded by the coding sequence ATGGCGCGGTCTTTCGCTTCCTCGTTCGAAAGACCAAGTAGCGGCGCCGCGGCGGGCACCCGGGTCTACCTGGACTATGCCGGGTTCTCGCCCGTGGACCCGCGCGTGGTCGCCGTGATGCGCCCGTTCCTGGAGGGCGGCGTGGGCAATCCCTCCGCGCTGCACTCGCTGGGGCTCGAGGCCCGCGCCTCGCTCGACGGCGCCCGCGCCAAGCTCGCGCGGCTCTTCGGGGGCACGCCGGTGGGCGTGATCTTCACCGCCAGCGCCACCGAGGCCAACAACCTGGCGATCAAGGGCGTGGCCCAGCGCGCGTCAGGGCGCCACGTCGTCACCTCGGCCATCGAACACGTCTCGGTGCTCAATCCCTGCCGTGACCTCGAGAAGCTGGGCTACAGCGTGACCTACGTGGGGGTGGCCGCCGATGGACGGGTGGACCCCGGCACCGTGGAGCGCGCGCTGCGCCGCGACACGGCCGTGGTCTCGATCATGGCCGCCAACGGCGAGATCGGCACCTTCCAGCCGGTCGCCGAGATCGGGCGGCTCACTCGCGCGCGGTCCATCCCGTTTCACGTCGACGCCGTAAACGCCGCGGGCCGGATGGCTCTCTCGGTGGACGAATGCGCGATCGACCTGCTGACCCTCTCCTCGAACGACCTCTACGGGCCGCCCGGTGCCGGCGCGCTCTGGGTGCGTCCGGAGGTGAAGCTGGCGCCGGTCATCCTGGGCGGTGGCCAGGAGCGCGGGTACCGATCGGGGACCGAGAACCTGCCCGCCATCGTGGGCATGGGGGTCGCCGCCGAGCTGGCGCGGGTCGAACGCGCCACCGAGTCCGCGCGGCTCGCCCAGCTCCGCGATCGGCTCCTCGCCGCGTTGCTCGAGCGCATCCCGGGCGCGCGGGCCACCGGCGCGGTCGGCGACCGCCGTCTGCCGCATCACGCCAGCGTCGTCGTGTCGGGGGTGAAGGCCGACAGCGTCCTGCTCGAGCTCGACCTGCGGGGTGTGGCGGCCTCCTCGGGCTCCGCCTGCAACGCCCTAACCGGCGAGCCGTCGCACGTGCTGCGCGCCATCGGGTGCGACCTGCAGGCCGCGGAGGGCTCGCTTTGCTTCACGCTGGGACGGTGGACCACCGCCCCCGAGATCGACGTCACGCTCGAGGTGCTGCCGGCCATCGTCGAGCGTCTCCGTCGCCTGGCCCCCTAG
- a CDS encoding GGDEF domain-containing protein, protein MLVALTLSSVLPVLVLAYVSYSYVLPHLGLPDLARFFGLHALLLFTLLAIIAGGYVIWDLGRSVARMAQMLADEGRIGEFEHRKDDVGTLIQTVAKMLETIEQQAAEINSFASRLDAAYRELESTNTRLKETSFKDEVTGLYNRRFFSIRLEEEMQRHRRFNHPVSVVLMDLDGFKAVNDELGHAVGDETLREVAQILVKHSRGINVVARYGGDEFVVLLVETSRAGARLYADRIRQVVSTFPFSHGRSITASFGIASLPDDEVSTSEDLVRVADEALYTAKRAGKNQVATTNSPEKVT, encoded by the coding sequence GTGTTGGTCGCGCTCACGCTTTCCTCGGTGCTGCCCGTCCTGGTCCTGGCTTATGTGTCGTACAGTTACGTGCTGCCGCATTTGGGCCTCCCCGATCTGGCCCGGTTCTTCGGCCTGCACGCCCTGCTGCTGTTCACTCTGCTCGCGATCATCGCCGGCGGCTACGTGATCTGGGACCTCGGGCGCAGCGTGGCCCGGATGGCGCAGATGCTGGCCGACGAGGGGCGGATCGGCGAGTTCGAGCACCGCAAGGACGACGTGGGCACGCTCATCCAGACGGTCGCCAAGATGCTGGAGACGATCGAGCAGCAGGCGGCGGAGATCAACAGCTTCGCCAGCCGGCTGGACGCCGCCTACCGGGAGCTGGAGTCCACCAACACCCGGCTGAAGGAGACCTCGTTCAAGGACGAGGTGACCGGGCTGTACAACCGCCGCTTCTTCTCGATCCGGCTCGAGGAGGAGATGCAACGCCATCGGCGCTTCAACCACCCGGTCTCGGTGGTCCTCATGGACCTCGACGGGTTCAAGGCGGTCAACGACGAGCTGGGCCACGCCGTCGGCGACGAGACGCTGCGGGAGGTCGCGCAGATCCTGGTCAAGCACTCGCGGGGCATCAACGTCGTGGCCCGTTACGGCGGCGACGAGTTCGTGGTGCTCCTGGTCGAGACCTCCCGCGCCGGCGCGCGACTCTACGCGGACCGCATCCGGCAGGTCGTCTCGACCTTTCCCTTCTCGCACGGCCGTTCCATCACCGCGAGCTTCGGGATCGCGAGCCTGCCCGACGACGAGGTGTCGACCTCCGAGGACCTGGTGCGGGTCGCCGACGAAGCCCTCTACACCGCCAAGCGGGCGGGCAAGAACCAGGTGGCAACGACGAACTCGCCGGAGAAAGTCACCTGA
- a CDS encoding HD domain-containing phosphohydrolase, which translates to MAAKQVLIVDDDTQVREVLHQIFLAAGYRCLLAADGAAGLAIFRASHPPLTVTDLKMPGLDGVAVLGAIREMDPDAAVMVLTGAPDVKTAIDSLKLGAYDFIMKPVNVDELLIAAERALERRQLLIERRQYQKLLERRVDEATRNLQSAYRQLQDTYRATLETLGAALDSRDVGTEAHSRRVHGYAVATAREHGMPEHDLTDLAHGVLLHDIGKIGIPDSILLKPGPLTREEWVIMRRHPEIGKRLIEKIPFLRGALPIVYCHHERWDGSGYPQGLQEEEIPLGARIFSVVDAFDAMTFDRPYSKAIPFEAALVEIKRCAGTHFDPAVVESFLRMPVSVLEEIRRKSTGIE; encoded by the coding sequence GTGGCCGCCAAACAGGTCCTGATCGTCGACGACGACACCCAGGTCCGCGAAGTCCTCCACCAGATCTTTCTGGCCGCCGGGTATCGGTGCCTGCTGGCCGCCGACGGCGCCGCCGGCCTCGCCATCTTCCGCGCCTCCCACCCGCCGCTCACGGTCACGGATCTCAAGATGCCCGGCCTCGACGGCGTCGCCGTGCTGGGCGCGATCCGCGAGATGGATCCGGACGCCGCGGTCATGGTGCTCACCGGCGCCCCCGACGTGAAGACCGCCATCGACAGCCTGAAGCTCGGCGCCTACGACTTCATCATGAAGCCCGTCAACGTGGACGAGCTGCTCATCGCGGCCGAGCGCGCCCTGGAACGGCGGCAGCTCCTCATCGAGCGGCGGCAGTACCAGAAGCTGCTCGAGCGGCGGGTGGACGAGGCGACTCGGAATCTACAATCGGCGTACCGCCAGCTCCAGGACACCTACCGGGCCACGCTGGAGACCCTGGGCGCCGCCCTGGACTCTCGCGATGTCGGCACCGAGGCCCACTCGCGGCGCGTGCACGGGTACGCGGTCGCCACGGCCCGCGAGCACGGCATGCCCGAGCACGACCTGACCGACCTCGCCCACGGCGTCCTCCTGCACGACATTGGCAAGATCGGGATCCCCGACAGCATCCTGCTCAAGCCGGGGCCCCTCACCCGCGAGGAGTGGGTGATCATGCGGCGTCATCCGGAGATCGGCAAGCGGCTCATCGAGAAGATCCCCTTCCTGCGGGGCGCGCTGCCGATCGTCTACTGCCACCACGAGCGCTGGGACGGCAGCGGTTACCCGCAGGGACTTCAGGAGGAAGAGATTCCCCTGGGCGCCCGCATCTTCTCCGTCGTCGACGCTTTCGACGCGATGACCTTCGACCGGCCCTATTCCAAGGCGATCCCGTTCGAGGCCGCCCTGGTCGAGATCAAGCGCTGCGCCGGCACGCACTTCGACCCCGCCGTGGTGGAGTCGTTCCTGCGCATGCCGGTCTCCGTGCTCGAGGAGATCCGCCGCAAGAGCACCGGCATCGAGTAG
- the npdG gene encoding NADPH-dependent F420 reductase: MNIAILGGTGKEGSGLGARWALAGHSIIIGSRDAERARAKAADLRERTRKLAIIGHTNDEAAGLGQVIVVALPALGLASTLSQVREGCRGKVVISTVVALSFGGPRLFTPPAVGSSAEEAQQLLPEAKVVAAFHHIAAHELAETDQAIDCDLLLCGDDAEAKRTVAELGASMGLRGIDVGPLSNAGPLEGITALLAAINRRYQRKSAGLKITGL; the protein is encoded by the coding sequence GTGAACATCGCGATCCTCGGCGGCACCGGCAAGGAAGGCTCGGGGCTGGGGGCGCGCTGGGCGCTCGCCGGCCACTCCATCATCATCGGCTCCCGCGACGCCGAGCGCGCCCGCGCCAAGGCCGCCGATCTGCGGGAGCGGACCCGGAAACTCGCGATCATCGGCCACACCAATGACGAGGCGGCGGGCCTCGGCCAGGTGATCGTCGTCGCGCTGCCTGCCCTGGGCCTCGCCTCGACGCTGTCCCAGGTGCGCGAGGGCTGCCGCGGCAAGGTCGTCATCAGCACGGTCGTCGCCCTCAGCTTCGGCGGCCCGCGCCTGTTCACGCCGCCCGCCGTCGGCTCCTCGGCCGAAGAAGCCCAGCAGCTCCTGCCCGAGGCGAAGGTGGTCGCCGCCTTCCACCACATCGCCGCCCACGAGCTGGCGGAGACGGACCAGGCCATCGACTGCGATCTGCTGCTCTGCGGCGACGACGCCGAGGCCAAGCGGACGGTGGCCGAGCTGGGGGCCTCCATGGGGCTCCGGGGCATCGACGTGGGCCCGCTCTCGAACGCGGGACCGCTGGAGGGGATCACCGCCCTGCTCGCCGCCATCAACCGCCGCTACCAGCGCAAGAGCGCCGGCCTCAAGATCACCGGCCTCTGA